In a genomic window of Halobiforma lacisalsi AJ5:
- a CDS encoding MarR family transcriptional regulator: MAETDGEEIEDLPPSAKLVFKVLEYDGPLTQKQIVEESMLSARTVRYALERLEEIGIVDEDIYFADARQSLYRLEEPVAADGNGVDESPKKDACCAE; the protein is encoded by the coding sequence ATGGCAGAGACTGACGGGGAGGAAATCGAGGACTTACCTCCAAGTGCGAAACTCGTTTTCAAGGTACTCGAGTACGACGGGCCCCTGACGCAGAAACAGATCGTCGAGGAATCGATGCTTTCGGCCCGGACGGTTCGATACGCGCTCGAGCGACTCGAGGAGATCGGCATCGTCGACGAGGACATCTACTTTGCGGACGCGCGACAGAGTCTCTACCGGCTCGAAGAACCGGTCGCTGCGGACGGCAACGGCGTCGACGAGTCGCCGAAGAAAGACGCCTGCTGCGCGGAGTAA